In Phreatobacter cathodiphilus, the genomic window ATATCTGCGCCGAGCGCTCCAGGCGCGCGCAGGACCTCGGCGCGGCGATGGTGATGATCATGCCGCCCTATCACGGCGCCACCTTCCGCGTCGGCGAGCCGGCCATCGAGGCCTTTTTCCAGAAGGTCTCGCAGGCGATCTCCATCCCGATCATGATCCAGGACGCGCCGGTCGCCGGCACGCCGCTGTCGCCGGCCTTCCTCGCCAAGATGGCGCGGGAGATCGACAACGTCGCCTATTTCAAGATCGAGGTGGCCCAGGCGGCGGCGAAGCTGCGGACCCTCCTCGAACTCGGCGGCGACGCCATCGTGGGGCCGTGGGACGGCGAGGAGGCGATCACCCTGATGGCCGATCTCGATGCCGGGGCCACCGGGTCGATGACCGGCGGCGGCTATCCCGACGGCATCCGCACCATCATCGATCCCTATCTCGCGGGGGACCGCGAAGCGGCGAAGGCGGCCTATGAGCGCTGGCTGCCGCTCATCAACTACGAAAACCGCCAGTGTGGGCTGGCGGCTGCGAAAATCCTGATGAAGGAAGGCGGCGTCATCGCCTCCGCGGCGGTGCGCCATCCCTTGGCTCTTCCCCATCCGGCGGCTCAGGCCGGCCTGATCGAACTGGCGCGCGAGCGGGGTGCGATGGTGCTCAACTGGGGGCTTT contains:
- a CDS encoding dihydrodipicolinate synthase family protein — protein: MAHPRPYRGVFPVAPTIFHEDGTLDLDGQRRCIDFMIDAGSQGLCILANFSEQFVLTDAERETVMQAVLAHVAGRVPVIVTTTHFASHICAERSRRAQDLGAAMVMIMPPYHGATFRVGEPAIEAFFQKVSQAISIPIMIQDAPVAGTPLSPAFLAKMAREIDNVAYFKIEVAQAAAKLRTLLELGGDAIVGPWDGEEAITLMADLDAGATGSMTGGGYPDGIRTIIDPYLAGDREAAKAAYERWLPLINYENRQCGLAAAKILMKEGGVIASAAVRHPLALPHPAAQAGLIELARERGAMVLNWGL